In Paenibacillus ihbetae, the following are encoded in one genomic region:
- a CDS encoding HD-GYP domain-containing protein: MQLYKSFLKQLVRNYMIGSIASVVVVGGVLLVTTLEISFEECARLMAILAISFMIMLISELSVFLTQLKPIRAVFEEEDPDLDLLEKAYLHVHRMPRLAVYRIFGPHLLGLSLPAILLTIWMMEQGKLSFPAFYIWLASLGAVLLASCHAMIEFFLTIAAIRPLIKGIRRKALSRHGVDFSLEGHVFLAIRVKFLLSTMLIGTFPLFLFSLAVQIRLEGLNKIAPQQYWGWAGGVLLLGVGFAYVGAWLLTQDLQRPIRQLYRAMNEIKEGRLIQTSNLYSDEFSTLIAGFNMMVRGLQVREERNRKLLDSYFAALAAALDARDPYTAGHSLRVAEYSVLIGRLAGLSEEEIDLLHKTALLHDIGKIGVRDHILLKEGKLTEEEFDQVKTHPQQGENILLQIEPADAMAPYLEGVRSHHERYDGCGYPDGLKGKDIPLFGRIIAVADAYDAMTSDRPYRSGMRSADALNILEEGKGTQWDPDFAGMFVNYMKSETKVVTIR, from the coding sequence ATGCAACTGTATAAGTCATTTCTTAAACAGCTTGTTCGGAATTATATGATCGGCTCGATTGCATCTGTTGTTGTTGTCGGCGGCGTATTATTGGTAACGACCCTGGAAATTTCCTTCGAGGAATGCGCACGATTGATGGCCATCCTGGCCATTTCGTTTATGATTATGCTCATTTCGGAGCTCAGCGTCTTCCTGACGCAGCTTAAGCCGATCCGTGCCGTCTTTGAAGAAGAGGACCCGGATCTGGATTTGCTGGAAAAAGCCTATTTACACGTGCATCGTATGCCGCGCCTCGCTGTCTACCGCATCTTCGGTCCCCATCTGCTTGGGCTGTCGTTGCCGGCCATTCTGCTGACCATATGGATGATGGAGCAGGGGAAGCTGAGCTTTCCTGCCTTTTACATATGGCTTGCTTCACTTGGGGCCGTTCTCCTTGCAAGCTGCCATGCCATGATCGAATTCTTCCTGACGATTGCTGCCATTCGCCCGCTGATCAAGGGAATACGGCGGAAGGCGCTGTCGAGGCATGGCGTCGATTTCTCGCTGGAGGGCCATGTATTCCTGGCGATCCGCGTCAAATTTTTGCTCAGCACGATGCTCATCGGCACGTTCCCGCTCTTTCTGTTCTCGCTGGCCGTTCAGATTAGGCTGGAGGGACTTAACAAAATTGCTCCGCAGCAGTATTGGGGCTGGGCAGGGGGTGTCCTGCTGCTTGGCGTCGGATTCGCATATGTCGGTGCATGGCTCCTGACCCAGGATTTACAGCGCCCCATCCGTCAGCTGTACCGGGCGATGAACGAAATTAAAGAAGGACGCCTTATTCAAACCTCGAATCTATATTCCGATGAATTCTCCACACTGATCGCGGGCTTCAATATGATGGTTCGCGGCCTTCAGGTTCGCGAGGAACGGAACCGTAAGCTTCTCGACAGCTACTTCGCGGCCCTCGCGGCAGCGCTCGATGCAAGGGATCCTTACACGGCAGGGCATTCGCTTCGGGTTGCGGAATACTCGGTTCTGATCGGCCGGCTGGCCGGTCTCAGCGAGGAGGAGATCGATCTGCTGCATAAGACGGCACTGCTGCATGATATCGGCAAAATCGGCGTGCGGGATCATATATTGCTGAAGGAAGGCAAGCTGACGGAAGAGGAGTTCGATCAGGTCAAGACGCATCCGCAGCAGGGCGAGAATATTTTGCTGCAGATTGAACCGGCCGACGCCATGGCTCCTTACCTGGAAGGCGTGCGGTCCCATCACGAACGATACGACGGGTGCGGTTATCCGGATGGCCTGAAGGGCAAGGATATCCCGCTGTTCGGGCGGATTATTGCCGTCGCTGATGCGTATGATGCGATGACGTCGGATCGGCCCTACCGCAGCGGCATGCGATCGGCGGATGCGCTGAATATACTGGAGGAGGGGAAGGGGACCCAGTGGGACCCGGACTTTGCAGGCATGTTCGTGAACTATATGAAAAGCGAGACGAAGGTGGTCACGATTCGCTAA
- a CDS encoding WIAG-tail domain: MKKKKKTSSSSTQPFRVDPSTRELDLLERGTGRNSKKEKEARILSAASVVDSDEDLVGLAELKQEQENEQQFEQEIRQEPDEIQIQVIHDILAEQNPCNPPSEVFPSQEKPADTTSFAAIHAEQEQLLADKEMPGVKGAFIYTEDIGEYAITDSRIASRAVTASKIAPGAVGSEALQDYSVSSIHITDEAVTSSKIAPLSITSDHLMDGSLSTRKLRDGAVNGSKIKDGAITAQKLADHAVEGNKIADGAVTARHLQHLIVTTELLDDQSVRGDKIASSGIETRHLANGAVHSSKLADYAVTTTKIRDGAISSEKIEYGAVTGSHIQQGSVESGHLAPGAVTSEHLAYGSVGSNQIAEGAVGSAHLQAGTILSRHIADGAIGTEQIRHGSIGDEQLASGAVASRHLADSSITSFKLADQSVHTAKLVEQAVTASKIADQSILPSKIANEAVQTRHLSKGSVESAHIVDQAISTQHLADQAVNASHIAEGSLTPKHFAPESVTGSAIKPKAVGPQHLADGAVARQHIQPESIGDKQLAPGSVTSSKLALGSVGGAIIALDGVTSVNIAKQSILQHHLAQGSVGTNALQEGAVRSAHLSDQAIEARHLKAESVQSKALARGSVTADKIAEGSVTESAIGNGAIAPRHLGDHAVTSLKLSPESVSTDKLVDLAVTSSKLAEGSVTADKIAQKAVQSAHLSPGSVSGEAIQDQAVTSDKIAPLAVESTHLGLESISGKHIVQEAIHGYHIKKKSVTLNLLADEARTPEMLFNDGSIPGSKLGVQSVSEAHLSPASVSEQALKPNSVSGDKIKPLSISAGHLQQASVLSNHLGTDIVKSEHIGDSAVTDRHLAPDSVKAHHIQSSSIESDHIAVQAISARHLAEQAVNSDHIAEGCLIPKHFAPDSVTESAIGDGAIVPRHLGDHAVTSLKLSPESVSTDKLVDLAVTSSKLAEGSVTSDKIAQKAVQSAHLSPGSVSGEAIQDQAVTSDKIAPQAIEGAHLGLESISGKHIVQEAIYGYHLKKKSITLNHLADEARTPEMLFHDGSIPGSKLGVQSVSEAHLSPASVSEQALKPNSVSGDKIKPLSISAGHLQQASILSDHLGADIVQSEHIRDNAVTDRHLAPGSVGSHHIQEISIASSHLAEGSILSGHITEGSVNSQHIAEGSVGSKHIELFAIQSHHLAPYSVNAAHLGNLSVGHVHLQPDSVGVDQLQPGSVRSRQLAEGAVLPHHLQKHCISTEHIEAGAITGELIAEGTMTGDKIADGAITGSHISDGAIESRHLGPDAFSGFTLADGAIDSAKLGIKAVTSAHLNDAAVTGLHIAQGAITSTHVADGSIESRHLKPDAFSGFTLTDASVTGEHIAQGTVTGSHIAEGSLSGAHIAEGAIESRHLSPDAFSGFTLTDASVTGEHIAQGTVTGSHIAEGSLSGAHIAEGAIESRHLSPDAFSGFTLADASVTGEQIAQGAITGSHIAEGSLGGTHIAEGAIESRHLGPDAFSGFTLVDGSVTGEQIAQGTITGSHVAEGSLGGAHIADGAIESRHLGPDAFSGFTLADGSVTGEQIAQGAITGSHVADGSLGGAHIAEGAIESEHLGFTPVRGTAGQMKLQQFGMTPFVLNGPEAKAEVGVQFEEPFGGINYVIVGMSNNPGFQISLKSQQEDSAVLEVVRQPGCNLAYGFISWIAIGPSL; encoded by the coding sequence TTGAAAAAAAAGAAGAAAACCTCATCCTCCTCTACCCAGCCCTTCAGAGTCGATCCGAGTACCCGGGAGCTTGACCTGCTGGAGCGAGGTACGGGACGCAACTCCAAAAAAGAAAAGGAAGCCCGCATCCTGTCCGCGGCTTCCGTAGTGGATTCCGACGAAGACCTTGTAGGCTTAGCTGAACTGAAGCAGGAGCAAGAGAACGAACAACAGTTTGAACAGGAGATAAGGCAGGAACCGGATGAGATACAGATACAGGTCATCCACGATATTCTGGCGGAACAAAACCCGTGCAATCCACCGAGCGAAGTTTTTCCGAGCCAAGAGAAACCTGCCGATACCACATCTTTTGCAGCCATCCATGCTGAACAAGAGCAGCTGCTGGCCGATAAGGAAATGCCTGGAGTGAAGGGAGCATTCATATACACCGAGGATATCGGCGAATATGCGATTACCGATAGCCGAATTGCCTCCCGGGCCGTGACCGCCTCCAAAATCGCACCAGGTGCCGTTGGATCCGAAGCGCTTCAGGATTACAGCGTGAGCAGCATCCATATCACGGACGAGGCCGTTACCTCAAGCAAGATCGCCCCGCTGTCCATTACCAGCGATCACCTGATGGACGGCTCATTATCCACTCGCAAGCTGCGCGACGGCGCGGTAAACGGAAGCAAAATCAAAGACGGGGCAATCACGGCCCAGAAGCTCGCGGATCATGCGGTCGAAGGGAATAAAATTGCCGATGGCGCCGTGACGGCCCGCCACCTGCAGCATCTGATCGTGACGACGGAGCTGCTTGACGATCAATCCGTCAGAGGCGACAAAATTGCCTCCAGCGGTATCGAAACCCGTCATCTGGCCAATGGGGCCGTGCACAGCTCCAAGCTCGCGGACTACGCGGTCACGACAACCAAAATCCGTGACGGCGCGATCAGCAGCGAAAAGATTGAATATGGTGCCGTTACCGGCTCTCACATCCAGCAAGGCTCCGTAGAAAGCGGGCATTTGGCACCCGGAGCGGTCACTTCCGAGCATTTAGCTTATGGTAGCGTCGGTTCTAATCAAATCGCCGAAGGCGCCGTTGGTTCAGCACATCTTCAGGCTGGTACGATCCTCTCCCGCCATATCGCGGACGGTGCGATCGGCACCGAACAGATCAGACACGGCTCCATTGGAGATGAGCAGCTCGCTTCAGGCGCCGTGGCTTCCCGGCATCTTGCCGATTCCAGCATTACAAGCTTCAAGTTGGCCGACCAGTCTGTCCATACAGCGAAGCTGGTGGAGCAGGCCGTCACTGCCTCCAAGATCGCGGACCAAAGCATTCTGCCGAGCAAAATTGCTAATGAAGCGGTACAAACCCGGCATTTGAGCAAAGGATCGGTAGAATCGGCCCATATTGTAGATCAAGCAATTTCGACCCAACATCTGGCTGATCAAGCGGTGAATGCGTCACATATCGCGGAGGGCAGCCTGACGCCGAAGCATTTTGCACCGGAAAGCGTAACCGGATCCGCCATAAAGCCTAAAGCGGTCGGACCGCAGCATCTGGCTGACGGCGCCGTAGCCAGGCAGCATATTCAGCCGGAATCCATCGGCGACAAGCAGCTGGCTCCTGGCAGCGTCACCAGCAGCAAGCTGGCGCTGGGCTCTGTCGGCGGAGCGATCATTGCGCTTGATGGCGTGACTTCCGTCAATATCGCCAAACAGTCAATATTACAGCATCACCTAGCCCAAGGCAGCGTCGGAACCAACGCTCTTCAGGAAGGAGCGGTGCGCTCGGCCCATCTGTCCGACCAAGCAATCGAAGCAAGGCACCTCAAGGCCGAAAGTGTGCAAAGCAAGGCGCTTGCGCGCGGCTCGGTCACGGCGGATAAAATTGCGGAGGGCAGCGTCACTGAATCCGCCATCGGGAATGGTGCTATTGCCCCTCGCCATCTGGGCGATCACGCCGTCACATCGCTGAAGCTGTCGCCGGAAAGCGTATCGACCGACAAGCTTGTCGACCTTGCCGTTACTTCCTCCAAGCTTGCGGAGGGCAGCGTCACCGCAGACAAGATTGCACAGAAGGCTGTACAATCGGCCCACCTGTCCCCGGGTTCCGTATCGGGAGAGGCGATTCAGGATCAGGCGGTTACTTCAGACAAAATTGCACCGCTGGCAGTAGAAAGCACTCATCTCGGCCTGGAATCCATCTCGGGCAAGCATATTGTGCAGGAAGCGATTCACGGTTACCACATCAAGAAAAAATCCGTCACATTAAATCTCTTAGCGGACGAAGCTCGCACGCCGGAGATGTTGTTTAATGACGGCAGCATTCCAGGTTCCAAGCTGGGCGTCCAGTCCGTCTCGGAAGCCCATCTCTCCCCTGCATCGGTATCCGAGCAGGCGCTGAAACCAAACTCCGTGAGCGGAGACAAAATCAAGCCGCTCTCCATCAGCGCCGGGCACCTGCAGCAGGCGAGCGTCCTGTCCAACCATCTGGGGACGGACATCGTCAAATCCGAGCATATCGGGGACAGCGCCGTAACGGATCGCCATCTTGCTCCGGATTCCGTCAAAGCGCATCATATTCAGAGCTCAAGCATTGAATCGGACCATATCGCCGTTCAGGCGATTTCGGCCCGGCACCTGGCTGAACAAGCGGTAAATTCGGACCATATCGCGGAGGGCTGCCTGATACCGAAGCATTTTGCACCGGACAGCGTCACCGAATCCGCCATCGGGGACGGCGCCATAGTCCCCCGCCATCTGGGCGACCACGCCGTTACGTCGCTGAAGCTGTCGCCGGAAAGCGTATCGACCGACAAGCTTGTCGACCTTGCCGTTACCTCCTCCAAGCTTGCGGAGGGCAGCGTCACCTCAGACAAGATTGCGCAGAAGGCTGTACAATCGGCCCATCTGTCCCCGGGCTCCGTATCGGGAGAGGCGATCCAGGACCAGGCGGTTACTTCAGACAAAATCGCACCGCAGGCAATTGAAGGCGCTCATCTCGGCCTGGAATCCATCTCGGGCAAGCATATTGTGCAGGAAGCCATATACGGTTACCACCTGAAGAAAAAATCCATCACATTAAATCACTTAGCGGACGAAGCTCGCACGCCAGAGATGTTGTTTCATGACGGCAGCATTCCGGGTTCCAAGCTGGGCGTCCAGTCCGTCTCGGAAGCCCATCTCTCGCCTGCGTCGGTATCCGAGCAGGCGCTGAAACCAAACTCCGTAAGCGGGGACAAAATCAAGCCGCTCTCCATCAGCGCCGGGCACCTGCAGCAGGCGAGCATCCTGTCCGACCATCTGGGGGCGGACATCGTCCAATCCGAGCATATCAGGGACAACGCCGTGACGGATCGCCATCTTGCTCCGGGTTCAGTCGGATCGCACCATATTCAAGAAATAAGCATTGCATCTTCCCATTTAGCGGAAGGAAGCATTCTTTCAGGTCATATTACAGAGGGCTCTGTAAACAGCCAGCATATCGCAGAAGGCTCTGTCGGTTCCAAACACATTGAGCTGTTCGCGATTCAGAGCCACCATCTTGCCCCTTATTCCGTTAATGCCGCCCATCTGGGGAATCTATCCGTAGGGCACGTGCATCTGCAGCCGGACAGTGTCGGCGTGGATCAACTGCAGCCGGGTTCGGTAAGATCCCGGCAATTAGCCGAAGGTGCGGTCCTTCCCCACCACCTTCAGAAGCACTGCATCAGTACAGAGCATATCGAAGCCGGGGCGATTACGGGGGAACTCATAGCTGAAGGAACGATGACTGGAGATAAGATCGCGGACGGAGCCATTACAGGCTCGCACATCTCCGACGGTGCCATCGAGAGCAGGCATCTGGGACCGGATGCTTTCAGCGGCTTCACCCTCGCCGATGGAGCCATTGACAGTGCCAAGCTGGGAATAAAGGCAGTGACCAGCGCTCATTTGAACGACGCCGCTGTCACAGGACTCCACATTGCGCAGGGCGCCATTACAAGCACTCATGTGGCCGATGGCTCCATCGAGAGCAGACATCTCAAGCCGGATGCTTTCAGCGGATTCACGCTTACCGATGCTTCCGTCACCGGGGAGCATATTGCCCAAGGTACTGTTACGGGCTCGCATATTGCTGAAGGGTCTCTGAGCGGGGCGCACATCGCCGAGGGGGCCATTGAGAGCAGGCATCTAAGTCCAGACGCCTTCAGCGGATTCACCCTTACCGATGCTTCCGTCACCGGGGAGCATATTGCCCAAGGTACTGTTACGGGCTCGCATATTGCTGAAGGGTCTCTGAGCGGGGCGCACATCGCCGAGGGGGCCATTGAGAGCAGGCATCTAAGTCCAGACGCCTTCAGCGGCTTCACACTGGCCGATGCCTCCGTCACCGGAGAGCAAATCGCTCAAGGCGCTATTACGGGCTCGCATATTGCTGAAGGGTCTCTGGGCGGGACACACATTGCCGAGGGGGCCATCGAGAGCAGGCATCTCGGACCGGACGCCTTCAGCGGCTTCACGCTAGTCGACGGTTCCGTCACCGGAGAACAAATTGCCCAAGGCACCATTACAGGCTCGCATGTTGCTGAAGGATCTCTGGGCGGAGCGCACATCGCCGACGGAGCCATCGAGAGCAGGCATCTCGGACCGGACGCCTTCAGCGGCTTCACGCTCGCCGATGGTTCCGTCACCGGAGAGCAAATCGCCCAAGGCGCTATTACGGGCTCGCATGTCGCTGATGGATCTCTGGGCGGAGCGCATATCGCCGAGGGGGCCATTGAGAGCGAGCATCTCGGATTTACGCCAGTGCGCGGAACGGCCGGACAGATGAAGCTCCAACAATTTGGCATGACGCCTTTCGTGTTGAACGGTCCTGAAGCCAAAGCCGAAGTGGGGGTTCAATTCGAGGAGCCCTTTGGCGGCATCAACTATGTCATCGTAGGCATGAGCAACAATCCCGGCTTCCAGATTTCGCTGAAATCCCAGCAAGAGGACAGTGCCGTGCTCGAGGTCGTACGTCAGCCCGGCTGCAATCTGGCCTATGGCTTCATATCCTGGATTGCGATTGGTCCTTCCCTGTAG
- a CDS encoding MFS transporter, whose translation MKSKSFRYLWIGQALANCGDLFYVVGLMAIVHEITGSAMHMAMIPFVTTLARFISGGFAPVLMDKYALKSLLLISQWGKTAVLLLLVMTRYALGNQEMTVYVILVMVLLISFLDGWAAPASHAMLPRVVPRDELTRANSFVAVVDQMVQLGGWAAGGMLVAIFGGGQVIWLTVVLAAAAAVLTKRMEDPWVLENSSERKARTPYWSSMREGWVLIWKQPALRTIHVIYVLESIAGVVWIAAIVYVYVSEVLHKEEAWWGYINASFFLGLMAGGWCGMKGSRWMDRHIVGLTVYASFGISLMTFGFGMTSIPWLALMFSSGFGLFDQLKAISLQTMLQRSASLQMMPKVYAAQSSLISLVFGASTLLFGYVIDRFGVRTTFMAAAGILFLSGCYAFGARARWAPGSNGHDVREASSM comes from the coding sequence ATGAAGAGCAAATCTTTCCGCTATCTCTGGATCGGCCAGGCCCTTGCCAATTGCGGTGATTTATTTTACGTTGTCGGGCTAATGGCGATCGTCCATGAGATCACGGGATCTGCCATGCATATGGCGATGATTCCTTTTGTTACCACGCTGGCTCGATTTATTAGCGGGGGCTTTGCGCCCGTACTGATGGACAAATACGCCCTTAAGTCGCTGCTTCTCATCTCACAATGGGGAAAGACGGCGGTACTGCTGCTGCTCGTCATGACCCGATATGCACTGGGTAATCAAGAGATGACGGTGTATGTGATTCTTGTAATGGTGCTCCTTATCTCGTTCCTGGACGGCTGGGCCGCTCCGGCGAGCCATGCGATGCTCCCGAGGGTTGTTCCGCGGGATGAATTAACCCGGGCGAACAGCTTCGTTGCCGTCGTCGACCAGATGGTTCAGTTAGGCGGATGGGCTGCCGGGGGAATGCTGGTGGCCATATTCGGAGGCGGTCAGGTTATCTGGTTGACCGTCGTATTGGCAGCCGCTGCCGCTGTATTGACGAAGAGGATGGAGGATCCGTGGGTTTTAGAAAACTCAAGCGAACGGAAGGCTCGAACTCCTTATTGGAGCTCCATGCGTGAAGGCTGGGTACTCATCTGGAAACAGCCCGCTTTGCGGACGATCCACGTTATCTACGTGCTGGAATCCATTGCCGGTGTCGTGTGGATCGCTGCTATCGTATATGTATACGTGTCCGAGGTGCTGCACAAGGAAGAGGCTTGGTGGGGATATATTAACGCCAGCTTTTTTCTGGGATTGATGGCAGGGGGATGGTGCGGCATGAAGGGCTCGAGGTGGATGGATCGCCATATCGTCGGCTTAACCGTATATGCCTCCTTCGGCATCAGCCTGATGACGTTCGGCTTTGGAATGACCTCGATTCCGTGGCTGGCATTAATGTTTTCGTCAGGGTTTGGCCTGTTTGACCAGCTCAAGGCGATTTCATTGCAAACCATGCTTCAGCGCAGCGCGTCCCTGCAGATGATGCCGAAAGTGTATGCAGCGCAAAGCTCGCTGATCTCACTCGTGTTTGGAGCGTCCACGCTGTTGTTCGGGTATGTCATAGACCGATTTGGCGTCAGGACGACCTTTATGGCTGCGGCAGGGATTTTATTCTTATCCGGATGCTATGCGTTCGGGGCACGGGCCCGATGGGCGCCGGGCTCAAACGGTCACGATGTGAGGGAAGCTTCAAGCATGTAA